ATTATTATTACTGCCGTCGAAGACAGCCGTCCGGTGGAAGATATTGTCTGGGATGATGCGGATTATCGTCAGGTATATCAGGAAGCGGGACTGGAGATAGTTGAGGTTCACTCTCCCCTGGGACTTAAAGATGAACCGTATCCCTGGGTCAATGAAACTGAGATTGCCCCCTGGGTCATATATATTTTGCGAAGAGCGAATTGACATTGTCTTTACCACGCCGCCGGCAAGGTTTCCGGCGGAAAGGAGCTCGAATGTCAGATTGGGGCGAAATGTCGTTTTCAGCGTAATCGAAAAATCCCGCTTTGCCGATGGGGGGAAGCGTATTATAATATCACTATGAATAATGACCCGATTTATCTGTCCAAACAGGGACGAATCAAACTGGAGCAGGAGCTAAAGAAGCTCAAGACGGAAGACCGTCCAAGATTGATTGCCGAAATCAAGCGGGCGATGCATATGGGGGACCTTTCGGAGAATGCCGAATATCATGCCGCCAAAGAAGCCCAGACTCATCTGGAGCGGAAAATCGCCGAACTGGAGGACAAACTGAGCCGGGTGCGCTCGGTGGAAACCGACAACATTCCCACCGACAAGGCTTATCTATTCGCCAAGGTTACGGTCAAAGACCTGAAAAATGGCGAGAAGATTGAATATCAACTGGCGCCGCCGGATGAAGCCGATGTAGATAATGACATTATTTCAGTTAAATCGCCGATTGGAGCGGCCCTTCTGGGGAAAGCGGTCGGGGATAAGATTGAAGTTAAAGTGCCGGCCGGAATAATTCATTACGAAATCCTCAAAATATCCCGGGAATAAAAATAGAAAATCCCCAGTCATCGGCAACGACCGGGGATTTATCCAATACTTGCGGCAACGCCGCTAATCAATATTCATCTTCTTCACCGTCATAGCTGTCGAGTTCCGGGGTTTCTTCATCGTAATATTCTTCATCCTCGGCGACAACTTCGGCGGCCATATCGGCGCACTCGATAGAGCAGTAAACCTGTCCACCCTGCTTGATCGGCTTGCCGGAGAATTTCTCTCCGCAGAATGCGCAGACCATATATCATCCACCTCCATTAAAACCAAGCCAGCGGTCAGAAAATTGCGCTTGATAAAAACAAAATATTAATTCTAACGCAAGCAAAAAACGCTACGACCGGCAAGAATGTTCTTCATTATCGGCAACCTTCATTCGACCAATTAATACAAATATTTCCGATAAAAAGTTCACCGTACCGCAAAAATCTCCATATTGGTGGCAGAAAAGAGACAAATTTGTTATGTTGTTGTTATATAACTACATAACTGCCGGCGCTTGTGTAACAGACGGAAGCCCATTATCTTCTCCCTCGCAATTAACAGCAGACTGATTTCAGATTTCCGGTGGCTTCATCCCGTGCTGAGACCATTCTTCCAGGGATGGCCCAAATATCCCGGGAACCTTGAGCCCAGCCTGACGCATCAGAACCGAGAGCTGACCGCGGTGGTGAATTTCATGGTCGATAATGATTCGTAACGTTAAGCCACGCTTCCAATTAGAACCGTACATATCATCTTCAACCTGGAGCGCGGCATCGTTCCAATTCTTCCTTACCTCCTCCGCCAGAGAGTGAGAAAGCTGCCGATAACCCTCTGTTATCTCTTTGGCGGTCTTGGGAATAGGGGCACTTTCCGACGGTCCTGACAATTTCAGGCCGGTTCTTCCAGCCATCTCTGACAGAGATGTCACGATATGCCAGGCGGCACGGGCTATCGTTCTTTCCCCGGCGGCAGACATCTGCTGAAGGGAGTTGTCTGTGAGGGCGTCAAAATATCTCTGAGTTCCGCTGGAATGCTGTTTCCAGGCAGCCAGGAAATCTTCAACTCGGGTAAACATTGATTCTCCTTGGTTAGAATTGACTGTTTTACGGCAAGATAAGGGAAAAGTTTTGTGGTTCAATCACTTTTTGCGTCATTATCGGCTATGTTAAACTGCTCTCCGGCACTGGAATCTGTGGATAAGTTGTGGACAGACTGTGAATCGCCGTTGATTCCTCATTTTGCCTATTGACAAAAGGGAGAATCGGCGTATATTAATTAAGACATAATTAGTCCTTAAATTTTATGAGCAACAAGTCCCTCAAATCCAGAAAAAGAATAAAAGCCTGCGGCTGTTGTTGTGCTTATGACCGGGAGGCGGTAATGTAGCCTGCCTGATGGCACATTATGGCTTTTTTCCGGTCCACCCTCAAAGTTGGTGGACTTTTTTATTTTAGGAGATTAAATGGATATAACGAAGGTATCTGGAAAAGGAAATAGCAGATTGGATAATCAGTTCAGGAAGTTGGAGCAGTCGGTAACCGACGCAGTCGGCAATACACCCCTGGTCAGATTACGTCAACTGGGCAGAGAATCCCGGGGAAAGATTCTGGTTAAGCTCGAGTTTATGAATCCGACCGGTTCGGTGAAAGACCGGATGGCGATATATATTCTGGATGAAGCGGTCCGATCAGGGCAGTTGAAGCTAGGGGGGACGATAGTCGAAGCAACCTCCGGGAATACCGGAGCGGCGGTGGCGATGTATGCGGCGGCGAACGGGTTCAAAGCGATATTCACCATACCGGATAAGATGTCCGAGGAGAAGATAAATACCCTGAAGGCTTTTGGGGCGGAAGTGTTTGTTTGCCCAACAGCCGTTCCGCCTGATTCTCCGGAGAGTTACTATGAGACGGCTCGTCGGATTGCCGCCGAAACGGAAAACTCCTATTTTATCGGGCAGTATCATAATCTGAAGAATATCGAAGCTCATTATCGATTGACCGGTCCTGAGATATGGGAGCAGACGGAGGGGAAGATTACCTGCTTAATCGGCGGTATCGGCACCGGCGGGACTATTTCCGGCGCCGCTCGCTTCCTCAAGGAGCAGAAGCGCGGTATCAGGGTGGTTGCCGTTGACCCGCTCGGGTCGGTCTATCATGACTACTTTAAGACTCAGAATTTGATTGAGCCGCACACTTATCTGGTGGAGGGAATTGGGGAGGATATGCTCTGCCCGACCATTGACTTTACCGTAATCGATGAAATAATCCAGGTTGATGACCGCCAGAGTTTTCTTGCGGCGCGCGACCTGGCGCGCCGGGAGGGAATCCTTGCCGGCGGCTCCTCGGGAGCAGCGGTCTATGCGGCGCTGAAAGTGGCGGAGAGATTTGACGAAAATGACCTGGCGGTGGTGATACTTCCCGACAGCGGATTGAAATATTTGAGCAAATTCTATAATGATAACTGGATGAAGGAGAAAGGATATC
The nucleotide sequence above comes from Candidatus Zixiibacteriota bacterium. Encoded proteins:
- the greA gene encoding transcription elongation factor GreA; this translates as MNNDPIYLSKQGRIKLEQELKKLKTEDRPRLIAEIKRAMHMGDLSENAEYHAAKEAQTHLERKIAELEDKLSRVRSVETDNIPTDKAYLFAKVTVKDLKNGEKIEYQLAPPDEADVDNDIISVKSPIGAALLGKAVGDKIEVKVPAGIIHYEILKISRE
- a CDS encoding DinB family protein; the protein is MFTRVEDFLAAWKQHSSGTQRYFDALTDNSLQQMSAAGERTIARAAWHIVTSLSEMAGRTGLKLSGPSESAPIPKTAKEITEGYRQLSHSLAEEVRKNWNDAALQVEDDMYGSNWKRGLTLRIIIDHEIHHRGQLSVLMRQAGLKVPGIFGPSLEEWSQHGMKPPEI
- a CDS encoding pyridoxal-phosphate dependent enzyme, which gives rise to MDITKVSGKGNSRLDNQFRKLEQSVTDAVGNTPLVRLRQLGRESRGKILVKLEFMNPTGSVKDRMAIYILDEAVRSGQLKLGGTIVEATSGNTGAAVAMYAAANGFKAIFTIPDKMSEEKINTLKAFGAEVFVCPTAVPPDSPESYYETARRIAAETENSYFIGQYHNLKNIEAHYRLTGPEIWEQTEGKITCLIGGIGTGGTISGAARFLKEQKRGIRVVAVDPLGSVYHDYFKTQNLIEPHTYLVEGIGEDMLCPTIDFTVIDEIIQVDDRQSFLAARDLARREGILAGGSSGAAVYAALKVAERFDENDLAVVILPDSGLKYLSKFYNDNWMKEKGYLS